TGCAGCTGGTGCAGAAACCGGAGCTTTACGACGTCCTGGTCATGCCCAACCTTTATGGGGACATCATCTCGGACTTGTGCGCCGGGCTGGTAGGCGGCCTGGGGGTAGCCCCTGGCGCCAACATCGGTACCGAGGTGGCGGTCTTTGAACCCGTGCACGGCAGCGCTCCCAAATATGCGGGCCAGAACAAGGTCAACCCGCTGGCCACCATCCTGTCGGGAGTAATGATGCTGGAGCACCTAGGGGAAGACCAAGCCGCGGCTAGGATCCGCCGGGCCATCGAGCAGGTGTTGGCGGAGGGGCGCTGGCTCACCTATGATCTGGGCGGAAATGCCGGTACCAGCCAGATGGCCGATGCCATTATTGCCGCCTTGAGAAGCCAATAGTGAAAGGGCCTGAGGGCTAGTGGGGCAGAGTGCAATTGTGTTGTTAACCCATGCGGACCTCCCTGGGCCAGTATCATGGGCTCCTTAGGCTGCGAGCCAATCCTAGATCTGGCGTTGGGTCCAGGGCAGGCTTGTCAAGGGCACCAGCTGGGGCAAATACGTCCATACGGGGCCGGCTGTGGCTTATCGGCTTTGCCAATAGTTTCCTGATTAGGATGGCCATTTCTCCCCCAAGCTAAAAGTGAACGCCGTCCCATGCTGGTTGCCAGCTATGCTAGGATAGCCTGGCATCCAGCCCTAACACTAGGTGCATCCGAAAGAAGCATAAAAATGCCGGGGATGCTGGCGTAAGGCGACTTTGGGCGAGCCTTGCGAGCCGTTGGCGAGACCGAGACCGGAGGCGGGGCCGAGGACAGGACGTCCGAGGCCGGCCTCTTGAGACAGGAGGTCGAATTGGCCGGGAACCCCGCCGAAGGGCGAGGGGGAGCCATACAGATCGCTGGCGAGGCCAGTCTTTCGCCGGCGCCAGCGCCCTGGCGTGGGAAATGTTTCGGAAGCATCTAACACAAGGCAGATAGGGGGGAAGTTATGGCCGAGGTTAGGGAGTTCAAAAGCCGCTTTGGCGAACAGAACAAGCTGGAGAAGATGCGGGCGGCCAACCACCCGGACGGAGTTACCGTAGACCCCATCCCGGCTAGCCGCGGGGAAGAAATAACCGTGCTCTACTATGGGCCCCTGGCTCAAAACGGCGCTAGTCAACTATGGATGCACACCGGCTACGGGCCGGCTAACCAGTGGAGCGAGGTCAAGGACTTACCCATGGAAAAAACCGGCCGGGGTTGGGTGGCGGTGGTTGGCGCCGATAGGGGTGACCGCCTGAACTTTTGCTTTCACGATAATACTGGCCGCTGGGACAACAACCAGGGTCGGAACTGGAGCTTAGAAATCCACGAAGGGGGCCGGGTCTAACCCGGCCCCGCTAGTGGTCCCATGCCCTTCGCATTGGCGCCGGCTCGACCTAAAACCCTGCCCCACTTCAACCGTCCCAAGCGCCCGGCATGGGGTCGGCGTGGGCGTCATTAGTGTTTCTGCATTCGCACCCAAGCTCATTGGCAGGATGAGCCGATATTGCCCGCTGGCTTGATGAAGCCAGGGCTCTTGTTCATGGGCTTGAAAAGCTATCCACCAAGAGATTAATCCTCATCAATAGATTAGCGCTCCTAACCCTTTTGGCCATGCTCTGGGCGCCAGTAATTGCTTGGTTGCCGGGGAAGCCTTAACCTTCGTACCCCTCTGGGTGTGGTTGATTGTACTTCTGGCGGCGAGTATGGGCATGACCAGCGTGGTACAACCAGGGTCTGCGAAACGGAATCGAGAGGGGTCGGCTTTTCCGGCCCATGCAAATGGTTATGTAGCCCATACGAAAAGTGATAGAATCTTACCAAGACAAGTCAGTCGACGCCGGACAGAAAAATATAGCCAAGGCAGAGCGTATACTGGGCGAGCGTTCTGACGCGTTGCGGGAGGAATGTTTAGCTCAAAGCATTTTGCGCCGGATAGGAGGGTCTTTCGATGGAGGAGAAGTGGCAGGTTTACGCAAGGGAATTACAAGAGGTACTTAGGCTTAAGGGGGAGCTGGTGAGCGTGACCTACACGGCCGAACCGGTCCAGGGTGCGGCCGGTGATAAAGTGGCCGCCTGCGATGCCCTGGTGCGTGTCCGGGAGGGAGCCTCCCTCCTTTTGGACAAGGACAATCTGGACTGTCAAGGTGGCAAGTGGCACCTGGGGCTGGTGCCGGAGCCCCAGGGCGAAGCCAGGCAACGCTTGAATAAGTTCCTGGTGCAGGGGGAAAAGCTCTTCTGCTCCCCGGTTGCCTTTCACCGCACCTCGCTGCCGACTCCACCGCCGCTGGGGCTTACACCGTACGTTTACATGGGTCCCCTGGCGCAATCCCGCCTGCGGCCCGATGTGGTAGTCTTCTTTGTCAATCCAGAACAGGCCTGTCGGCTCATGACCCTGGCTACCTGGAGCACCGGTGTATCCCCCCGGTGTCTCTTCGTGGGTTCCACATGCCGGATGGCCATTACCTACCCCATCTTAAGCGGGGAGATCAACGTGGTGTTTGGAGACTGGACCACTCGCAAGCGGCCCGGTTACGAGGCGGGTGAGCTGCTGGTCAGCGTGCCGTACCACCACCTCCACGGTATCGTCGAGGCTATTCCGGAGTGCACCGCCGGTACGGCACCCTTTGTGCCCATGCGTGACCTTTAGCCTTCGGTTACGGGAATTCCTGAACTATACAGTTCCCAAACACCGGTTCCAGAAAGGCGCAGGAGCTGCGCCCGGGCCTTGCCCATAATTAGACCATTCGTACTAGCAGAATATTGTTTACCACCTGGCAGGAGAATCTTGTGTGCACAGCGAATATCTAAAACCTTGGCAAATGTTGGAACAGAGGGTGATGGATGGGAACGGGCTCAGGTAGCTGTCGGGATGCAAAAGAGTTGAACTAGTTGTCAGCTGATGGTTTGGCAAAGCTGCTGGTGGGGCAGCCGCACGGCCTCGGGATAGTGGTCGTGCGGTTGCCCACTGTATTACTCTTGAGGGGAGGGCCCA
This Clostridia bacterium DNA region includes the following protein-coding sequences:
- a CDS encoding DUF169 domain-containing protein, producing MEEKWQVYARELQEVLRLKGELVSVTYTAEPVQGAAGDKVAACDALVRVREGASLLLDKDNLDCQGGKWHLGLVPEPQGEARQRLNKFLVQGEKLFCSPVAFHRTSLPTPPPLGLTPYVYMGPLAQSRLRPDVVVFFVNPEQACRLMTLATWSTGVSPRCLFVGSTCRMAITYPILSGEINVVFGDWTTRKRPGYEAGELLVSVPYHHLHGIVEAIPECTAGTAPFVPMRDL
- a CDS encoding carbohydrate-binding protein, with product MAEVREFKSRFGEQNKLEKMRAANHPDGVTVDPIPASRGEEITVLYYGPLAQNGASQLWMHTGYGPANQWSEVKDLPMEKTGRGWVAVVGADRGDRLNFCFHDNTGRWDNNQGRNWSLEIHEGGRV